One window of Felis catus isolate Fca126 chromosome D4, F.catus_Fca126_mat1.0, whole genome shotgun sequence genomic DNA carries:
- the LOC105261133 gene encoding LOW QUALITY PROTEIN: olfactory receptor 13F1-like (The sequence of the model RefSeq protein was modified relative to this genomic sequence to represent the inferred CDS: inserted 1 base in 1 codon) → MVKANLTVISNFIFLGFTRYPKVEVIIFVLCLLMYLITLLGNIILMSITILDSHLHKPMYFFLSNLSFLDIWYTSSALTPMLTNFVSGKNTISFSGCATQMYFSLAMGSTECVLLSTMAYDRYVAICNPLRYPIIMNKRACVQIAAGSWMTGCLTALVETVSVLQLSVCGSGIINHFTCEILAVLKLVCVDTSRVQLIMLVISVLLLPMPMLLICVSYAFILSNILRISSVDGGSKAFSTCAAHLTVVVLFYGTALSXYLKPSAVDSQEIDKCMALVYAGLTPMLNPIIHSLWHEEVKVAVKKLLNRNPLCAFLIPHSKS, encoded by the exons ATGGTCAAGGCAAACTTGACagtcatttccaattttattttcctggggTTTACTCGTTACCCCAAAGTTGAGGTCATCATATTTGTGCTGTGCTTGCTGATGTACCTGATCACCCTGCTGGGTAATATCATTCTGATGTCCATCACCATCCTGGATTCCCACCTACACAaacccatgtacttcttcctcagcAACCTCTCCTTTTTAGACATCTGGTACACCTCTTCTGCTCTCACTCCAATGCTGACAAACTTTGTTTCAGGGAAAAACACCATCTCATTCTCAGGATGTGCCACTCAGATGTACTTTTCTCTTGCCATGGGCTCCACTGAGTGTGTGCTCCTGTCCACGATGGCGTATGACCGGTATGTGGCCATCTGCAACCCTCTGAGATACCCCATCATCATGAACAAGAGGGCTTGTGTGCAGATTGCCGCTGGCTCCTGGATGACAGGCTGCCTCACCGCCCTGGTGGAAACAGTATCTGTGCTGCAGCTGTCTGTCTGTGGAAGTGGCATCATCAATCACTTCACTTGTGAAATTCTGGCTGTGTTGAAACTAGTTTGTGTGGATACTTCCAGGGTGCAGTTGATCATGCTGGTGATCAGCGTACTTCTTCTTCCTATGCCGATGCTCCTCATTTGTGTCTCTTACGCATTCATTCTCTCCAACATCCTGAGAATCAGCTCAGTGGATGGTGGAAGCAAAGCCTTTTCAACATGCGCAGCCCACCTGACTGTGGTGGTTTTGTTCTATGGGACAGCTCTCT TGTACCTGAAGCCCTCCGCTGTAGATTCACAGGAAATAGACAAATGTATGGCTTTGGTATATGCTGGATTAACCCCCATGTTGAATCCTATCATTCATAGTTTATGGCACGAAGAGGTAAAAGTAGCTGTGAAAAAATTGCTGAATAGGAACCCTCTGTGTGCTTTTTTAATCCCCCATAGCAAATCATAA
- the LOC111556257 gene encoding olfactory receptor 13C2, producing MEWENQTILVEFFLKGLSDYPRLELLFFALILIMYVVILLGNGTLILISIWDPHLHTPMYFFLGNLSFLDICYTTTSIPSILVSFLSERKTISFSGCAIQMFLGLAMGTTECVLLGMMAFDRYVAICNPLRYPVIMSKDSYVPMAVGSWIIGVINSAVQTAFVVQLPFCGNNVINHLSCEILAIMKLACADISGNEFIMLVGTTLFILTPLLLIIISYTLIIVSILKIRSSEGRSKVYSTCSAHLTVVIIFYGTILFMYMKPKSKDTLNSEDLDATDKLISLFYGIVTPMMNPLIYSLRNKDVKEAVKHLLRRSMFNK from the coding sequence atggaatgggaaaatcAAACCATTCTGGTGGAATTCTTTCTCAAGGGGCTTTCTGATTACCCAAGGCTTGAGCTACTCTTTTTTGCACTAATCTTAATAATGTATGTTGTCATCCTTCTGGGCAATGGCACCCTTATTTTAATCAGCATCTGGGACCCCCACCTTCACACCCCTATGTACTTCTTCCTGGGGAACCTCTCCTTCTTGGACATCTGCTACACCACCACCTCCATTCCCTCCATTCTGGTGAGCTTCCTCTCAGAAAGAAAGACCATATCCTTCTCTGGCTGTGCAATACAGATGTTCCTCGGCTTGGCCATGGGGACAACAGAGTGTGTGCTCCTGGGCATGATGGCCTTTGACCGGTATGTGGCTATCTGCAACCCTCTAAGATATCCTGTCATCATGAGCAAGGATTCCTATGTGCCCATGGCAGTTGGGTCCTGGATCATAGGAGTCATCAACTCTGCAGTACAGACCGCATTTGTAGTACAGTTGCCTTTCTGTGGGAATAATGTCATCAATCATCTCTCCTGTGAAATTCTGGCTATCATGAAACTggcctgtgctgacatctcaggcAACGAGTTCATCATGCTCGTGGGCACAACACTGTTTATATTGACACCACTGTTATTAATCATTATCTCTTACACATTAATCATTGTCAGCATCCTCAAAATTCGCTCTTCTGAGGGGAGAAGCAAAGTTTACTCCACGTGCTCAGCCCATCTGACTGTGGTGATAATATTCTATGGAACCATTCTCTTCATGTACATGAAGCCCAAGTCTAAAGACACACTTAATTCAGAGGACTTGGATGCTACTGACAAACTTATATCCCTGTTCTATGGGATTGTAACTCCTATGATGAATCCTTTAATATACAGTCTTAGGAACAAAGATGTTAAGGAGGCAGTAAAACACTTACTGAGAAGAAGTATGTTTAACAAGTAA